The genomic stretch GTCGGACAGAGTGCGCTCGAACAGCGCCGTCGCCACCTCGCAACCGCGGCCGCGCGAATACATCGTGCCGACCCGGCCCGTTGCACGGAATCCCAGCTTTCGTAACACCGCCCCGGATGCCGGATTGTCGATGAAATGCCCGGCGGTCACGCGGCGGATTCCCAGCGCGCGGGCCGCCTCCAGCACGGCGCGTCCGGCTTCGGTCGCATAGCCTCGGCCCCACGCGGCGGGCGTGAGCCAATAGCCCAGCTCATGCGGCTCGTCCCTGTGGGCGCCGATCGACATCACCCCGATCAGGCCGAGCTGTCCCGCCTGATGCTCGAACATCAGGAACTTCAATTCGGTCGGGTCGCCGAACTGCGCCAGGAACGCCTCGGCAGCCTCGATCGGATAGGGCCAGGGCGCGAGGGCGAGGTTGCGCACAACCGCCTCATGCCCGATCGCCCGGGCCAGTTCGGGGGCGTCCTCGGGCCAGCCGGGCCGCAATGTCAGTCTAGGCGTACGCGCGAACATGACCATTCTCCTCGGTCCTGCGGTGCCCCCAAGCCATGTCACTGTGACGTGGTTGTTGCGCCGCGATTGCGGGGGAGAAATGAAAAAGGGAGCCGGGGCGACCCGTCTCCCTTTTGGTCTGTCGATACAGACCGGGTCGCCCTGGTGGGCAACCCGGCTGGTTACCCGCTGTTACTCTGCGGCTTCCGCCACTGCGTCTACCGAACAGAATTTACGGCCAAGACGGCCTTCCTTGAACGACACGCGGCCGTCGGTAAGCGCGAAGAGGGTATGGTCCTTGCCCATGCCGACGTTCACGCCCGGATAAATCTTGGTGCCGCGCTGGCGCACGATGATGTTGCCCGCGATCACGGCTTCGCTGCCGAACTTCTTGACGCCGAGACGACGACCAGCCGAATCGCGACCGTTGCGCGAAGAGCCGCCTGCTTTCTTATGTGCCATGGTCTATACTCCTCTTATGCTCGCTTACGCTTCCGCGGCCGGGGCTTCTGCCTCGGCGGGAGCTGCGGTCTTGGCGTTCTCTGCCTTGTGATCCCCGATCGCAGTGATGCGCAGGATCGTGTGGTTCTGGCGATGGCCGTTCTTGCGGCGATAATTGTGGCGGCGGCGCTTCTTGAAGACGATGACCTTCTCGCCCTTCGCCTGCGCGATGATCTCTGCCGAGACGGTCAGCCCGTCGGTCGGCGTCAGCTCGCTACCTTCGCCGGCGAGCAGAACGTCGCCCAGCGTGACCGACGATCCGGCCTCGCCGTCGAGCTTCTCGACGACGATCTTGTCTCCTGCGGCAACGCGATACTGCTTGCCGCCCGTGCGCACGATAGCGAACATGGCTCTGTCTCAACCCAAAAAGCTTGTGCCCGCACAGACATTGTCCGTGCAGGAAGGAAGGGCGCAGCTAGGATAAGGAGGCCGCGCTGTCAAGCGTCGGCGTGCCGTTTTGCCGGCCAGGCGAAACCGTTGCACGAATGCAATGGTCGCCGGAAAATCCCATGCGCGGTTCGGTCCCTAGGGTCAGTGGGTGAAGAAAATGTTGCAACGCAGAAAGAATCGTGACCTCTTTGTGTCTCCGCAGTTACCAGCCGAGGTCAAAGACCCGGCGTCCCAGGAATATCCATGCCACGTCGGCCTTTAGGTCGCGTCTGGCTTAGCAAGTGCTTCCCCATTCGCGTGGGGGGCGCAATGGAGCGTTGTATTTGTTCTACGGGCAGACGCCACGAGTTCCGCCTATGACGAAGCCGCTAGCCGCTGGCGTGATGCTGCACTTGCGAACGGCGCAAGCCGGCGATGTCCCGGCGCTCGAAGCGCTGATCGAGCGGTCGGCGCGCGGGTTGAGCCGCGGCCATTATGACGGGGCGCAGGTCGATGCCGCGATTGCGCACATCTTCGGCGTCGACTCAGAGCTGATCGCCGACGGCACCTATTATCTTGTCGAAGGCGAGGGGGGCGAGCCGGTCGCCTGTGGCGGCTGGAGCGCGCGGGGTACGTTGTTCGGTGGCGATCGCTTTGCCGTGCGCGACGATCGCCCGATCGATCCGGCGCGCGATCCCGCCCGGATTCGCGCGTTCTTCGTCGATCCGGCGTTCGCCCGCCAGGGGCTCGCCGCGAGGCTGCTCGACCGGTGCGAGGAGGCTGCCGCCGCAGCCGGGTTTTCGCGGCTCGAGCTGATGGCGACGCTGCCCGGTCTGGCTTTCTATCGCCGCGCCGGATTCGAGACGCACGAAGAGTTTCATTGCCGCGCGGGGGCGGAGACGATCCCGTTCGTGCGGATGAGCAAGGCCCTCCGATCGGCCCCCGGCCGAGAGGGCGCCACTAAAATGGGGGATTCAGAAGGGGAGACCTGAGAGCGCCTCACTATCCGGGGGAATCTCACATGTTACGCACCACCACCGTCTCTGCCTTTGCGCTCGCCGTTGCGTGCCTTTCCGCGAACAGCGCTTATGCCCAGACCGACCCGTCGGCGGATACCGACCAGTCTGATATTATCGTAACGGGTACCCGCGTAACTGGAATCACCGTCGCCGAGAGTGCGACGCCGATCAAAGTGTTGAGTTCCGAACAGCTTTCAAGTGTTGGCCAACCCAATCTCAATCAGGTGCTGACGCAGCTGGTGCCGTCGTTCACTGCCCAGGCGTTCGGTGGCGACACCGCCAACCTGACGCTGTCGGCGCGCCTGCGCGGGCTGAGCCCCAACCACACGCTGGTGCTGGTCAACGGCAAGCGGCGGCATGGCACGTCGAACCTTGCCGTCCTCGGCGGACCCTTTCAGGGCGCGGCGACCGCCGATCTCGACCTGATCACGCCGCAGTCGATCGACCATATCGAAGTGCTCGAGGACGGTGCCGCCGCGCAATATGGCTCCGATGCGATCGCGGGTGTCATCAACATCATCCTGAAGAAGACCTCCGAAGGCGGCGAGGCGATGTTTACCGCCGGCGAGAATTACGAGACCGGCGGCGAAACCTATGCCGGGTCGCTCCATCTGGGCACCAAGATCGGCGAGGACGGCTTCATCAACGCGACGGTGTTCCACCGTTTCCATGATTTCACGCAGGTGGGCGGGCTCGATCGGCGTGTGACCGATGCCAATGGTGTGCTGCTAAGCAGCCTGTCGGCGGCGCAAAAGGCGCTCTATGCCAACATTCCCGGTTTTCCGTACGTCAACAAGATCAACGGCGACGCGAAGTCGCACCTCACCAATGTCCAGGCCAATGCCGGCTATGATTTCGGCGATGTCGAGCTCTATGCGAACGCGACCTATTCGAAGCGAATCGCCAGCGCCTATGAGAATCTGCGCGTGCCCGATCGCGTCATCGCGTCCTCGGTACTCGGCGTTGGCGGAACGCTGGGCGCGGCCGGTTCGATCGTGTTCGATCCCGACGGCGACAGTCCGTCCAACGGCTTCTCCCCGCGCGAAGGCATTCGCGAGGACGACTGGTCGCTCTCCTATGGCTTCCGCGGCGAAGCCGGCGGCTTCACCTATGATCTAAGCACCACCTATGGCCAGGACAAGAACCTGGTCTACACGCTCGACAGCGCCAATCGCTCGCTGTTCATCGACACCCACTTCACGCCGACCACGTTCTACAACGGCTCGTTCAAGGCGACCGAGCTGACCGGCAACGCCGATTTCACCTATGCGCTGGAAGCCGGTTTCGCGGAGCCGGTGACGATCGCGTTCGGCGCCGAATATCGCAAGAACACCTATGCGATCGGCTCGGGCGACTCGGCATCGATCTACAAGGAAGGCGGCCAGTCCTATCCGGGGTTCCGCCCATCGGATGCCGGGTGGCACAGCCGCGAGAACGAGGCGGGCTATCTCGACATCGCGGCCAGCCCGATCGTCGGGCTGAAGCTGGATGGCGCGGTGCGCTACGAGCATTATTCGGATTTCGGCAGCCAGTGGATCTTCAAGGGCACGGGTCGCTATGATTTCACCGATACGTTCGCGCTGCGCGGCACGGTGTCCACGGGGTTCCGGGCGCCGACGCTGGCGGAGAGCTATTATTCGGCGACCAACGTCTCGCCGACCTCGGCCTTTGTCCAGTTGCCGGCCAATTCGGCGGCGGCGAAGCTGATCGGCTTCCAGAACCTCGAGCCGGAGAAATCAACCAACTTCTCGGCCGGGTTCGTGGCGCGCCCGGTGGATCGCCTGACGATCACGGCGGACGCCTATCAGGTGAAGATCAAGAACCGAATCCTGGGGACGGGGTCGATCTTCGGCAGCGGGGGCGCGACCAATTTCGCGGTGGTCACCCAGGCGATCGTCGCCAACGGCAATGTCCTCGATCCGACGGTGTCGCAGACCGGCATCAACATCTTCACGAACGGCGCCGACACCCGCACCCGTGGCCTTGAGGTAACGGCCAGCTACCCCACCGATCTCGGCGCCTATGGCCGGATCGCCTGGACGCTGTCGGGCAATTACAACGAAACGAAGGTCACCAAGGTCAAGGCGGCGCCGACCAAGCTGACTCCCACTGGATCGACGACGCCGATCGCGCTGTTCGACCTGGCGACGATCAGCAACCTCGAAAGCGCATCGCCCAAGTTCAAGGTGATCGGGAGCGCAAACTGGTCGCTGGACAGCGTTTCGGCAACGCTGCGCGGCACGTTGTTCGGCAAGTCGTCCAACTATACGAGCCCGAACGGCGGCACCTACTACAAGCAGGAAATCCCGACTGCGTTCCTCGTGGACATGGAGTTGGGTTACGACCTGACCAGCTTCATCAAGCTGTCGGTGGGCGCGAACAACGTCTTCAACAAGCGGCCACCCACCGTCGCCCTGGTCCCGGGTACGACCAACAACACGCTCGTCAACGGCGGCAACGTCATCGACGCGCCGCTGACGTTCAGCCCTTATGGGATCAATGGCGGCTATTATTACGGTCGCGTCACCATGAAGTTCTGATCGCGAAACACCGGTCGCCTCCTATTCGGGGGGCGACCGGATACGCCGTCTTCGGCGGTCACCCACCCGTCGCTTAGTGGCGGTGTTCGCGCTTCAACTGGTAGCGTCCGTCGGCGAACTGTTCGAACAGCCCGCCGATCGCCGGATGGTCTACCGGCTCGTCGGTCTCGTCCACCACCAGATTCTGCTGGCTGACATAGGCGATATAGCTCGACTCGGAGTTCTCAGCGAGGATGTGGTAGAAGGGCTGGTCCTTGCGCGGGCGGACGTCCTCGGGGATCGCCTCATACCATTCGGCGCTGTTCGCGAAGACCGGATCGACGTCGAAGATCACCCCGCGAAACTCGAAAAGCCGGTGGCACACAATGTCTCCGATGGCGAATCGGGCATGCGAGACGGGCGGCATGGGAACCGTCGCGTCGAAGGGCAGGGGAGCGGAGGTTACGCGAGGCATCCAACTAATTTAGTGTCTGTGGCGTTGCGCACAAGGAGGCGGGTTGCAGCGCGTGAATCATTGCGCTAGAGGCGCGCCCTCATCGACTGGCAAGCAGCGTTTCGCAAGGAACATTGCCTGCCGCGCCAATGCGGAGAGGTGCCGGAGTGGTCGATCGGGGCAGTCTCGAAAACTGTTGAGCTCGTAAGGGTTCCGAGGGTTCGAATCCCTCCCTCTCCGCCACTGGTTCCCCGATTATGGCGTGGCTTCTGGCGCTCTTTCCAAGGCATAGTGCGCCGGCGCCGGCGCTGACCCAGACGGGCCGCTGATCCAGCGCTCTGCAACGTGTGCGTTGTCATGCGCCGTCTCGCTTTCGCCATCTCCGTCCTCGTCGAAGCAAGCGCGGTTCTCCGGCCTGGCACGGTGGGAACCCGCCGGGCCGGAGATTTTGGCATCAAGCCACGATGCCGCCGATCATCTCTAGAAGTGCGTGGGATTCGATGCGCGTCTTGCCCAGATGCCCGGAAACACGGCAGAGCGATTGCCCGCCATTGTGGCCCTGTCCGACGGGATAGACGAATTCGGGGCGGGACATCATGGCTGTCAGGACGAGTTCGAGATCGAGCTTTGGCGCCGTGATGTACACGAGACCGGGATATTTCTGTCCGGTCGCGTTGCTGGTCCAGACCTTTTGGTATTCGATCCGAGCGTCCACATTGGTTTGCAGGCCATTGTCCGCCAAATAGGTCAGGAACGTCCAGCGATTATCCTGTCCCATCACATCCCAGAACGAGATTGCCGACCGGTTGCCCTCGCCGAAGCTCAGGCCCAGCCAGGTCCAGTGGGCCTGGTTGACCACTGCAGCATTGCGCTGCAGGTCGGCCGGCGTCAGGCCAGCTGCGATACCCCATTGCCGATCGAACCAGACCGCGTCCGAATTCACCGCATGGACTACGCCATCGATCGTGATCGTGCCTTTGGTGAGCATGTTGGGGAACGCGAACTCGTAGGAGTCGGTCCCCAGGAAGGGCAGCAGCCCGGTCGTGCCGTTGTACAGTTCGGCAGCCTGGGGGCGCATCACAACATCGACGCTGTTGTTGCCGTTTACGGCCTTGAACCGCATTTCGGAACGGTCGCCGCTAAGAGCGCCGATGGACGAATAGACATGCATCTCCGTGGTCGAGGCACCCACTTTCGCTGACATGGCCTCGGCCGCCGCATAGGGCCTCCAGACGTCGACCGTGGCGTTCATCACCAGGAACTCGGTGCTGCTGCCCATCGGCGTGATACCCTGGTGCCATTCAAAACCCAGAATCTTGCCGCCGCTTTCAAAGGCGGCGTTGATGTACCAGGATTCCAGGAACGTGTTGGTGTGGCTGGCCAAATCCTTGGTGGTGTCGACGTACACCGGCGTGCCGAGTTGCTGCCGCGTCGACCCGTCCGGCTCGTCCGCTGCGGCCGCTGGCAAAGCGGGGGCAAGCGCGATCCCACCGAGGGCAAGGCCGCCGCCGATCAGCGTGCGGCGGCTCAGTTGGAGGCGGGACGCTGTTCGAATCGCGCGTGTGCATGTCTGGGCCTTTCATTTCGCGTTAGAGGTGAAGCGTAATTGGCCGCGTCTGGGCGGACGATGTGGTTTGTTCAGGCGAATTGGTTTCCGCCTGCCCTCGGCGGGCAATTCGGACAGGGGAGGTTCGGCAGAGGAGGGTGGTCTTCGCGCTGCTTGTCGCACGTGCGATCTCCTCGGTTCCGCGAAAATCCGTTCCTTGTCGGGAACGTTCGGTTGGCTATCAGCATAATTTATAGCACCATATTTCGCTACAGAGGTATTGCGAAACTCGATATCACTCGTCGCCGGCCCCAGCAAGGGTGCGGTCGAGCCCATCGGACGGAGACCAGATGCCCAATCCCACTCTGAAAGGCGCGGTGCAGCCGGGGCGACCGCGTGATAAGGCGCTCGACGAAACGATCCTGCGAGTAACGCTCAAATTGCTGGCCGAAACTGGGCTTGAGAGCGTGACGATGGCCAAGATCTGCCGGCTCTCGGGCATTCCGGCAACCAGCATCTATCGGCGCTATCCGGATGCATACAGCGTCATCGTGGCGGCTATCGAACACGATCTGGAAATGATGCAGATGCGGTTGCCCGATCAGGGTTCGCTGCGGGCCGATCTGCTGGCCTTCGGCGAACTGATCGCCCGGACGCTGAACCAAGATCGGGCGCGCATGCTGGCCGGCATGATCCTGCCCATGCACAAGGATCCGAGATTGGGCTTGCTGGTGGCACGCAAATTGGAGGACCTGCGGTCGCGGCTGTGGCGAAGCATCGTCGAACGCGCGATCGAGCGCGGCGAATTGCACGGTGACGCCTTGAAAACGCAACCCCTCGATGAAGTCGCACAAATCATGATCTTCTATCAGGCAGTCGTCAGGCAGAAGCCGTCGACCCAGGACTTTCTTTGCGAGCTCATCGACAATGTCTTGATACCGGCGCTCGCATCGCGTCGCTGATCTGCGAAAGGCCGATCGGCGCATACCAGCGGTTGGTTATCCTCGCCCGATTTCGTGCGATTCCTTCAGGGGCCATCCGGACCCTAGATCGCCTCTTGCTCATCGCGGGCGAACCAGCGCTGGATCAGGTTGCCGTCGCGCGGCGCTCGTTGAGCGTCTGCCGGCGGCGCCTGTTCGCCGTCTGGGGCGCTGCCGATCGGGCGACCATGGATGATCCATCGCAGGATCAGCACCACCACCAGCATCAGCAGCAGCCACGGCCCGACATTGGCGAGGACCTGCGCCA from Sphingomonas hengshuiensis encodes the following:
- a CDS encoding GNAT family N-acetyltransferase produces the protein MFARTPRLTLRPGWPEDAPELARAIGHEAVVRNLALAPWPYPIEAAEAFLAQFGDPTELKFLMFEHQAGQLGLIGVMSIGAHRDEPHELGYWLTPAAWGRGYATEAGRAVLEAARALGIRRVTAGHFIDNPASGAVLRKLGFRATGRVGTMYSRGRGCEVATALFERTLSDDGCRSDDPDNRMAA
- the rpmA gene encoding 50S ribosomal protein L27, yielding MAHKKAGGSSRNGRDSAGRRLGVKKFGSEAVIAGNIIVRQRGTKIYPGVNVGMGKDHTLFALTDGRVSFKEGRLGRKFCSVDAVAEAAE
- the rplU gene encoding 50S ribosomal protein L21; this translates as MFAIVRTGGKQYRVAAGDKIVVEKLDGEAGSSVTLGDVLLAGEGSELTPTDGLTVSAEIIAQAKGEKVIVFKKRRRHNYRRKNGHRQNHTILRITAIGDHKAENAKTAAPAEAEAPAAEA
- a CDS encoding GNAT family N-acetyltransferase yields the protein MTKPLAAGVMLHLRTAQAGDVPALEALIERSARGLSRGHYDGAQVDAAIAHIFGVDSELIADGTYYLVEGEGGEPVACGGWSARGTLFGGDRFAVRDDRPIDPARDPARIRAFFVDPAFARQGLAARLLDRCEEAAAAAGFSRLELMATLPGLAFYRRAGFETHEEFHCRAGAETIPFVRMSKALRSAPGREGATKMGDSEGET
- a CDS encoding TonB-dependent receptor plug domain-containing protein, encoding MLRTTTVSAFALAVACLSANSAYAQTDPSADTDQSDIIVTGTRVTGITVAESATPIKVLSSEQLSSVGQPNLNQVLTQLVPSFTAQAFGGDTANLTLSARLRGLSPNHTLVLVNGKRRHGTSNLAVLGGPFQGAATADLDLITPQSIDHIEVLEDGAAAQYGSDAIAGVINIILKKTSEGGEAMFTAGENYETGGETYAGSLHLGTKIGEDGFINATVFHRFHDFTQVGGLDRRVTDANGVLLSSLSAAQKALYANIPGFPYVNKINGDAKSHLTNVQANAGYDFGDVELYANATYSKRIASAYENLRVPDRVIASSVLGVGGTLGAAGSIVFDPDGDSPSNGFSPREGIREDDWSLSYGFRGEAGGFTYDLSTTYGQDKNLVYTLDSANRSLFIDTHFTPTTFYNGSFKATELTGNADFTYALEAGFAEPVTIAFGAEYRKNTYAIGSGDSASIYKEGGQSYPGFRPSDAGWHSRENEAGYLDIAASPIVGLKLDGAVRYEHYSDFGSQWIFKGTGRYDFTDTFALRGTVSTGFRAPTLAESYYSATNVSPTSAFVQLPANSAAAKLIGFQNLEPEKSTNFSAGFVARPVDRLTITADAYQVKIKNRILGTGSIFGSGGATNFAVVTQAIVANGNVLDPTVSQTGINIFTNGADTRTRGLEVTASYPTDLGAYGRIAWTLSGNYNETKVTKVKAAPTKLTPTGSTTPIALFDLATISNLESASPKFKVIGSANWSLDSVSATLRGTLFGKSSNYTSPNGGTYYKQEIPTAFLVDMELGYDLTSFIKLSVGANNVFNKRPPTVALVPGTTNNTLVNGGNVIDAPLTFSPYGINGGYYYGRVTMKF
- the hspQ gene encoding heat shock protein HspQ, producing MPRVTSAPLPFDATVPMPPVSHARFAIGDIVCHRLFEFRGVIFDVDPVFANSAEWYEAIPEDVRPRKDQPFYHILAENSESSYIAYVSQQNLVVDETDEPVDHPAIGGLFEQFADGRYQLKREHRH
- a CDS encoding lipocalin-like domain-containing protein; amino-acid sequence: MPAAAADEPDGSTRQQLGTPVYVDTTKDLASHTNTFLESWYINAAFESGGKILGFEWHQGITPMGSSTEFLVMNATVDVWRPYAAAEAMSAKVGASTTEMHVYSSIGALSGDRSEMRFKAVNGNNSVDVVMRPQAAELYNGTTGLLPFLGTDSYEFAFPNMLTKGTITIDGVVHAVNSDAVWFDRQWGIAAGLTPADLQRNAAVVNQAHWTWLGLSFGEGNRSAISFWDVMGQDNRWTFLTYLADNGLQTNVDARIEYQKVWTSNATGQKYPGLVYITAPKLDLELVLTAMMSRPEFVYPVGQGHNGGQSLCRVSGHLGKTRIESHALLEMIGGIVA
- a CDS encoding TetR/AcrR family transcriptional regulator → MPNPTLKGAVQPGRPRDKALDETILRVTLKLLAETGLESVTMAKICRLSGIPATSIYRRYPDAYSVIVAAIEHDLEMMQMRLPDQGSLRADLLAFGELIARTLNQDRARMLAGMILPMHKDPRLGLLVARKLEDLRSRLWRSIVERAIERGELHGDALKTQPLDEVAQIMIFYQAVVRQKPSTQDFLCELIDNVLIPALASRR